Within Diospyros lotus cultivar Yz01 chromosome 15, ASM1463336v1, whole genome shotgun sequence, the genomic segment CTGCCTTTTCCTCTGATGCTTTATACTGTTCCATGTAGCATTCCACAGCAGAGGCTACGTGCCCTCTCTCCTGCTCAAACTACAATCAACATAATAAATTACTTTGTTTTGGTTCGAGAAAATAGTTTGCATATGAAAAACTTTCTCAATAGGCTATTTTAATGTGAGAATACATTGTATCAAAGTTTTCCCTATTTAAGGCTAAGTTATTTTCTGGCTATAATTCTTACTTCAACCATGCATGATCCAAGTGATGCTTATTAGACTTATACTATTGTGGTATTATAGCTTGACTTTGATTCtagttatagagaaatattcaGGTCCACCTTTTAGTTTATAAGATCAAGTTATATATTCAAATCTCTTTAGTAGGTTATCAATATAAGATTGCATTGCAACTGAAAACATCACTACAAGGGGAAAAACATTTTGCGACAATAGAAAATCACCGTTAAAATTGCCAAAAAAatgtttgtaaattttttacaaaaaaacttGATGTTTAATTAGTCATCTACCTTGTGGCTAACCACATCATCCATGAGCCGACATATAATAGAGGAAGCCCTAACAATTAAAGGGCAACTTGACACCCAATCAAAGGCCTCTTGGGTGGCCAAATCACCCATCCCAACAAATGAATTGGTGGAAAGCATCTCGTAAGCACCGGTTACGAGCGCCACTTGCATGTACTCTTCCATGGATGGAGTGTAGCCTTGGTGGAACCATTCGGCCTCCTTAAAGTAGGTCCTCACCAGCTTCTTCATCTGAGAAATTCAACCTCGACATTAATTAATAGCCTTTTGATGAGATAAACTAAGCAAAAACCAACGAAGGTTACCGCTAATTTTGCATAGTCGACGGCGTAAGACCTCCCTTGCTTGGCCATCTCTTCCTCAATCATGTTGTAAACATCAAGCAATACTTTGTAACACAGTCTCATGTACTCTGGAAGTTGACGAGCAGCACCCAAATGCCACCTAAAAATCAAGCAATTGGGCCTCATTAGAGTGATCCATTTCAATTCATGTATGCATGACAAGTTTAATGAACTATTTGAAAGGAACAAAATCGAACTTTTCAACTGCATCAGTGAAGAGGGCAAGTTCTTCAAAGGTGCCATAGTTATCGTATGTGTCGTCTATAATGGAGGTCATAGCAATCACTTTGGTTAGTATCCTTCTACCGAGCTCATACTGGGGTTCGAAATACACTCCCATTATCCAAAAGTAGCACTCCACTACTCTATCTCTTGCAAACGGCAGCTTCTTTGGCACATCTAAATCTTTCCACcacctaaaaaatatatatcatttacaTGCAAATCATTTCCAACTCaagaaaattctattattttgacATAGGCTAAGTATATTGTTGGATAGCAGAAGAACCTTGTGATCTCACTGAGCTCTCTTTGGTGTAACTTCTGCAACAGGTTGAAATCTAACTTGGCAAAGTCCAGGAGGAGTGTATCATCATGGCCTTTTGGCTCAAACAAAGAGATATAGCTCCTTGCCTCTACCCTTGTCAGGCCCGTCCGGATGGGCTGGTTTAGAGCATGTGTCACCTTGCCGGCAAGAGCATCGCCTAGGTCCGGTAGGGCAGACTCCAACTGGGCAGTGGTGAAGGCGACCAGCTCATCCAAGACGTCTTCTCCCCGCACCCTGAGATGCGCAGCCTCATACAAGCTTAGCAGTGCCTCCACATCTCTCGTTAAGCATTCCTTAAACTCGCCGTCTCTTCCCTTCAGTTCCTTGAACACATCTGGTTGTTTGGTCCATGGAATTGAAGCATCATCatccatacatatatacacgcTGTTAATTAAAGGAAGGAACGGATTGTTTAATTACCAGAAGACACAGGAAACCCCTGTTGTCTGAGCAGCCGGAAAGTGAGAGCAGTGCCGTAAACACCATCGCCGGCGTCATCGAGCTGTCGACGATGCCAGGTCCCGTGCATGCGCTGCAATGCTGCCTCGATCTCGTTCTCGAAATGGTAAGCCACGCCCAGGCGTTGGACGGCATCGATCAAATCGGCAGAAGCAGCTGTTACCAACGTCGTTCTTATCTGCTCTTTCATCTCCTCGTGTCGCGGCTGCTCTGCGCTTACATCCACATCCTCCTACAGAATGATCAACATTAAGTTCTAACACTTAAAAAGAGTTAGCTTCATCGTGCTCTGTTTGCTGTTAAGTTTTAGTGCTGTTGATTTGTTTGGCATGATTAAAACGGTGTCGTTTCGGTGTTCGACCTGAGTAtatagaaatattatatatttttttattaatttttgcataagaaattgTGTAAGAATTAATGAGCGTGGTTTCGTACCGTAGCAGACGCAGCAGAATAAACAAGGAAACGATCCCCCCAAATGGAAGGATGGTAATTGGCAGAGCGATTGGTGGCCTCAGCCTCAACCTGCGCTGTGGATAATGCCATATATTATATGCCTTCTCTGTGCTTATTGTTTTTGTGGGTTGGGAAGTTGGTTGAGGCAAGAGCTGTTGTGGGTATTTATACttaaaaacagaaacaaaaaaaaacaaaaaatgcccCAACTCACGTGAAATTGATGCATTTAATGTGAGCCAATCGTCAGGTATCTTTTTTCCATGCCATGAAACAAACGAGGCAATGTTATTTGTccattaattaacaaattaatagcttttttttttcttataaattattaattagttttttaaaattatagagtatgtaaaaagtttttatattttttaaaaacaaacacTTTTTATTATGTTAAAGTGTTTATAATTGATGTGTCCAAGAAAgtgtttttattatgtaaagtatttttaaaaaacacttttaaaaataaacaccAATTATAGTACTATGTTAAAGTTATCATAATACTAAGTCATCAACAACTTTTGTGGCTATAAAAAGGTAGCCACCTTGTAAgactcatttttcattttgatacCCAAAAAATTCCCCAACTCACGTGAAATTGATGCCCTTAATGTGAGTCAATTATAATTAGGTGGCCAATTAggcaaccaaaagaaaaaaataaccaaCCGAGGATGATGTGGACACAATTTACCTAAAAGTCAGGAAATGTGTCTTCTGAGATGTCatctaatattttttagttgAGAGTAACTTAAACAATGGagagtttttaaatatttttttgagtatcttttattttatgtgcCTTCCAAAAACTATAGCTAGAAAATCAAAACGAACACTTTTCTGTGACTGTAACTTTATCGATGCATTTTGACAATTGcaataattattaaaagtttgtaatatcttaaaatttaaaaataagtaataattatttaaattggcGTTTGaagacattattgaatatttgggaatttaagaggaagtatttatttatgtggttttaaTTGTTTTGGGCAGTAGAGGCAGCCCAAAATAGTGCCGTTTTGGGGCGCCAGTGCTAGCTCCTTGCGCGGCCACGTGACGCGCGCTGGTGCGCCCACACCGTCACTCTCCCACGCCCTCTATTTTACATGTATTTTAAGACTAATTGGCTGCGTTTTCTTAACCGATTTCTGCTCCTATTAATGCTTCAAATTGAAGCTAAAAATTGAGTTAAAATAGTGAGCAATCAAAGGACTTTCGGATGGAGAAGAAGACGTTTGGAGGTTGGAAATGGTGAGGAAAGTAAGAGAAATTGAGGaattaaaccaagtttaattGTGGTTTAATTAGCGGGTAAGTAAGttattatgtattaataattttgtacagttagattttaattataaatttgattttgttaattttgggtaTTATGCTGTGTTgggtgtattaatttggtgtacatatatatatatatgcatactaGTGCGCTGTTTGCAAGAGTGGGCACTGTGTGCGtgagaatttatattattttgtctgTGAGAGACGTGTGTTGCTGTGTGAGAgtgtgccgatatatatatttatatatatataaacgtaGTGAATTGGGTGGGTGAATAGCATTgtgtgtaagtatatatatatgtggaggtGTGAGTTTTAGCGTCCGTTTAGTTGTGGAGTGTGGGCAGTAATTGAATTGGGCTCGATGGAATTGGACTTGATGAGGTGACAAGCAAAAGagtgttatatatgtatataaatatattatggatAAGGTAGTGGTGAGTTGTGGGGGTGCCGTGAATGTAAGAGAATggctttaataatatatataagtggagtatatgtttattgataatatataattgggatttatgattttattaattatcaggaaacgttttactttaCATCGGGAGTATAAGAGAGGCTGAAAGTAGctattttcaggcaagctcctaaccctctcctcgtgatctttaattcccgtggaagaccccgtgatttcctgtattttatcacctcccttattttaattcggcacctagctttatttgttgaattattattcatttgttttacattaaattaaatccgagccttctagaattttattcgttgtgagcctatgggggtttgtaccgctcccactccttttgggaatgatgctgaaccagtctgggaactaggttcctagacgtgtgaatttatttccaattttctcggatttatttatggttcgattagagctatcgagcagtagggcaatggtcggttgttggtgacattgggggtagactattgtacggccctgaagtagGCCGTCGGAAGGACACTCCTAGttactggccgttgaccggtgccgggtactgctgactagctctactaGGTTGTAATTTACTGCTCGTCTAGATTCATTATTtccttgttgcatggtttggtatgcacatgggtacgggctgcatgttgggatattcatttactgagtatgcttggacacggacattctaccctggtcaggttgcatccagcccgggcatatgcatcgcgtgtggtttactatgtgggcggagcatgacctgatgcctggatgtatgggcgccggtgtatcacgttgatgctcattacaccattgcattgttatgtgcattgcatggttactagtagtatttagttctcagacgggagtatcgttccgagggagcctctGGCTCGGGTGTCGAAAGTACCGACACGGACATACGGGTGACGAGAATACGGACCCAGGATAGCGCTCACAGACTTGTTGGAGGTATGTGTTACCacccagggcagcggcaggttgatatgggacttgggtgccaggtgtctgatgtgggcctcaaggaccgatatgtgctATGATTATACTATACTATTgtattgtagcgtctcatgacttgtatgtatttgggggttggtgttctgggagaAGTTTATTAGTTTTGTGCAACcttcaacctttttttttttatgcttgctgagtctctcgactcatcttatttttccatcattccaggtagtggtaGCGTGGGCTGtggcaagggagttagcttttggtggcagagtcagtatggtgtacaggcagttccgtcaatccctgtcaactctgatgtctgagtagggttCACTCTATTATTTTATACTGTGCTAGGTCTTTTCTCGtatctcgtgtatgtcggcacatgagtctatgtttatttatttatcatgtgactgTTGTGCTAGCGGAGTACCATAGTGCATGcgtgtgtttagcttcgctttcgttgttcttgtttttgtgtatgcatgccagggtggttttgaCTCGtgtcttattctttttttcttccataggcgctcccgttcggatagtcctgatggttggggatatccgggcgagggtgcttacaaagttagttgataatttataaagaaatattgttaaTTCTTTAAAGAAGAATTTATAATTTCGTGAGAGTCAAAATTTAGTGcacaaataatattatcataaaaGTTTATTAGGGTAGTGTCTACTGTTGTAGTGAATAgaaatattattcttaaattgattgtaatttaaagattataattttaaattttattgacaaagtaaaatttgatatttataaacaaaatatataaaaaatatttaaaaaaataatttattgacaGAATTTTAAATTGTGACGATTCGGgatttcctcaatttttaattacaatcaGTTAATATATTGATTTACTTGTCAGTTCATGGAAGCATGCATGTTTGGATTTAGGAACTTGAGTGACAGTGTGTATTATATGGGCCTCAAGGACTATTATGTGCATGTTTACTTATGCGTATACTGTATGGTTTATGGTTCATGGTATGGATGCGTAGATGTATATGCATTTGTCACAAGAGTAGTTTGAGTTATTCCCTCAGCTTAATtaccctttctttctttatgcttgctaagTTTTGTGACTTACCTTTACtttatattattacaaataagGGCAAAGTGATAATTGAGGGTGGGTCCAACCGAGTTTGATCCTTCATGGGTAGATGGTATGTACAGAGATCCCCTGTCTGAGAGATGCCAGGGcagttttgtgtgtttgtgtcTATGGAAAGCGTTgtcatattttgttaaattatcTTGTTATGGGAAGATGGCCGCGGATGTTATATAAGAGAATTGAGAGTATATTATGTCATACTTCCATTgtataagagaaaaattaaggaaaattttcaattgttttaaatttttttgtgggAATCTCATTTTGAGGAAAAACTTTGTGGGAATCTCATTTTGTGGGAATGGGCCGTCCTATTTCTTCATATGCAGCAACTAGATACTTTTTTGTGGAATTCTCATTCTCATTCGTATTCCTTCGCATTctatgattattaaatattttgataaaatttttaatttacaatttttacggtaatattttttgtaattatagtaattttagtgaaattttcttttttatttacaaaataaaaataattggacAATCAATTTTGTTTACATGGCTATAATCGAACAACTTCTGTGGCTATAAAAGGTAGCCCATCACAGCTATTGAGACTCCTTTTTCACCTTTAAAATTAAGGAAACATCCAAAAGGATGGGTTAGTTTTaagtttcaaatattatttttaagacaaGTGTTTCATGATTAGAGAATTatagctaaatatatatatttttaacttgAAAGATTCAGTGTGACAAGAATTAATAGTTGCAATTTAGttcttaagtttttaatttttttaaagataaatgaaatttaGTGTAGCagttaaattatatttattatgagTTTAGAGGCTAcgagttaaaattttaataataaagttaatttttattttttaaaataaaatatatgaagagTATTTTAGAAATTCACTTTATTGACAAGGTGTCTTAACACCAAAGTACTTTattgagaagggtattttgagtGAAAGTTCATTTAGTAGTATTTGACAataactatataaatttaattttttaagaaaaattttaaataaagcGGGCTTTAGTGTAGTGGTAAATTTGTTTTAAAGGTCAACTATTTTGTAGAGTTCATGactttaaatcttattaatatagtttattttttttaagcaagATACATAAGtgatatattttagaaaaacgCTTTATTGACAATATTTTATAACACCAAGACCTAgtgtttgcttatataataagataaataataGATGTGACTTATATGTTAGTTATATCTGTgtcttatttatttgtgtatctAACTATACTTTTAGTGACAATTATTGTTAAAggcacataataaaatatttaacaatatttaattatttttacctctaataattattttgactCTAATTATCTGAATTtaagagatatatttattgtaatttaaaaaataaaattttaaaagaaatgaaaaaaagggAGCTGGAAGTGTGTGTTTTTTTCCTCCATTATTATCTT encodes:
- the LOC127792107 gene encoding (-)-germacrene D synthase-like isoform X2, producing the protein MALSTAQVEAEATNRSANYHPSIWGDRFLVYSAASATEDVDVSAEQPRHEEMKEQIRTTLVTAASADLIDAVQRLGVAYHFENEIEAALQRMHGTWHRRQLDDAGDGVYGTALTFRLLRQQGFPVSSDVFKELKGRDGEFKECLTRDVEALLSLYEAAHLRVRGEDVLDELVAFTTAQLESALPDLGDALAGKVTHALNQPIRTGLTRVEARSYISLFEPKGHDDTLLLDFAKLDFNLLQKLHQRELSEITRWWKDLDVPKKLPFARDRVVECYFWIMGVYFEPQYELGRRILTKVIAMTSIIDDTYDNYGTFEELALFTDAVEKWHLGAARQLPEYMRLCYKVLLDVYNMIEEEMAKQGRSYAVDYAKLAMKKLVRTYFKEAEWFHQGYTPSMEEYMQVALVTGAYEMLSTNSFVGMGDLATQEAFDWVSSCPLIVRASSIICRLMDDVVSHKFEQERGHVASAVECYMEQYKASEEKAVVELEKQVRDAWKDINEEMLQPTAVPMPLLVRAANLARVINVVYKNNDGYTNSRTKVKDLVTSTLIEAVPT
- the LOC127792107 gene encoding (-)-germacrene D synthase-like isoform X1 encodes the protein MALSTAQVEAEATNRSANYHPSIWGDRFLVYSAASATEDVDVSAEQPRHEEMKEQIRTTLVTAASADLIDAVQRLGVAYHFENEIEAALQRMHGTWHRRQLDDAGDGVYGTALTFRLLRQQGFPVSSDVFKELKGRDGEFKECLTRDVEALLSLYEAAHLRVRGEDVLDELVAFTTAQLESALPDLGDALAGKVTHALNQPIRTGLTRVEARSYISLFEPKGHDDTLLLDFAKLDFNLLQKLHQRELSEITRWWKDLDVPKKLPFARDRVVECYFWIMGVYFEPQYELGRRILTKVIAMTSIIDDTYDNYGTFEELALFTDAVEKWHLGAARQLPEYMRLCYKVLLDVYNMIEEEMAKQGRSYAVDYAKLAMKKLVRTYFKEAEWFHQGYTPSMEEYMQVALVTGAYEMLSTNSFVGMGDLATQEAFDWVSSCPLIVRASSIICRLMDDVVSHKFEQERGHVASAVECYMEQYKASKEKAIVEFEKQIGDAWKDINAEMLQPTAVPMPLLVRVANLARVINVVYKNNDGYTNSRTKVKDLVTSTLIEAVPT